One window of the Pedobacter ginsengisoli genome contains the following:
- a CDS encoding cation diffusion facilitator family transporter, protein MLAKFVAYFITQSNAILTDALESIVNVLASSFAFYSIYLATIPKDQNHPYGHGKVEFFSAFLEGTLITIAGLIIIFKSTYDLIYPKPIYQLFEGAGIIGATGIVNLIIGYYLINVGKKENSITLEADGKHLLTDSITSAGLVVGIILIQLTRIYWLDSAVSILLGLYIIFNGYKLTRRSVGGLMDESNIELVKNIIEILQKNRKEAWIDVHNLRAQQYGADLHVDCHVTLPYYFDLNRVHQEISSIDKLINGNGNCKTELFIHADPCLPACCNYCEMKDCPVREEAFRGEIEWTIENATKNQKHFDQ, encoded by the coding sequence ATGCTGGCAAAATTTGTAGCCTATTTCATTACTCAGTCTAACGCAATTTTAACCGATGCTTTAGAAAGTATTGTAAATGTACTGGCCAGTAGTTTTGCATTTTACAGCATCTATCTGGCCACCATTCCTAAAGATCAGAACCATCCGTATGGCCACGGTAAAGTAGAGTTCTTTTCGGCCTTCCTGGAGGGTACTTTAATCACCATAGCCGGACTGATCATCATCTTCAAATCTACTTACGATTTAATTTATCCTAAGCCAATTTATCAGCTTTTTGAAGGAGCCGGTATCATTGGAGCTACCGGAATTGTAAACTTAATAATTGGTTATTACCTGATCAATGTTGGGAAGAAAGAGAATTCAATTACCCTCGAAGCTGATGGTAAACACTTACTTACTGATTCCATTACAAGTGCCGGTTTGGTTGTTGGCATAATTTTAATACAGCTTACCCGGATTTATTGGCTGGATAGTGCAGTTTCTATTCTGCTTGGCTTGTACATCATTTTTAATGGATACAAGCTTACCAGGCGCTCGGTAGGTGGACTGATGGACGAAAGTAATATTGAACTTGTAAAGAACATTATTGAAATTTTACAGAAGAACCGTAAGGAAGCCTGGATTGATGTGCATAACCTAAGGGCACAGCAATATGGCGCCGATCTGCATGTAGACTGCCACGTTACCCTTCCTTATTATTTTGATCTGAATCGTGTTCATCAGGAAATTTCAAGTATCGATAAGCTTATAAATGGCAATGGAAACTGCAAAACGGAACTGTTTATTCATGCAGATCCTTGTTTGCCTGCCTGCTGTAATTATTGTGAGATGAAGGATTGTCCGGTACGGGAAGAGGCCTTTAGAGGTGAGATTGAATGGACAATTGAAAATGCCACTAAAAATCAAAAACATTTTGATCAATGA
- a CDS encoding NUDIX domain-containing protein: MSYFNVRVYGLLINAENQVLISDEQSGDRIFSKFPGGGLELGEGLIDALKREFMEECNAEIEVLNHLYTTDFYEQSSFNDSQILSIYYTVKALHPLALNFKTEVFDFDENTLQSFRWVDLQDLKTDHVTFKTDKTVVELLIKQRNQ; the protein is encoded by the coding sequence ATGAGTTATTTTAATGTAAGAGTATACGGCTTACTAATTAATGCTGAAAACCAGGTGCTGATTAGCGACGAGCAATCGGGCGACAGGATATTCAGTAAATTTCCAGGCGGCGGACTGGAGTTGGGCGAAGGGCTGATAGATGCACTTAAACGCGAGTTTATGGAAGAGTGCAATGCCGAAATTGAAGTGCTCAATCACCTTTACACTACAGACTTCTATGAGCAGTCATCTTTTAACGACAGTCAGATTTTAAGCATTTATTACACCGTAAAAGCATTGCACCCCTTAGCTTTGAATTTTAAAACTGAAGTGTTCGATTTTGATGAAAACACCCTGCAATCATTTAGATGGGTTGATCTGCAGGATCTTAAAACAGACCATGTAACTTTTAAAACAGATAAAACTGTAGTAGAACTATTAATTAAACAAAGAAACCAATGA
- the bioA gene encoding adenosylmethionine--8-amino-7-oxononanoate transaminase: protein MSLAERDKKVIWHPYTQMKDAAPHIPIIRGEGVYLFDETGKRYIDAVSSWWVTIHGHSNPHIAAKVAAQLTTLEHVIFAGFTHEPAVQLAERLLPLLPGKQEKVFYSDNGSTAVEVAIKMCLQYWVNTTKQPRTKIIAFKEAYHGDTFGAMSVSGRSIFTDPFASLLFDVEFIDLPNEQNIEQLKSKINYLSNEVACFIFEPMVLGAGGMLMYEAQYLDQLIETCQKHGILTIADEVMTGFGRTGKYFSCEALNTRPDIFCLSKGLTGGTMPMGITTCNKKIFDAFWSDDKLKTLYHGHSFTANPVTCAASLASLDILLNPETLKNIQRVVAKHETFALRIKGHPKLKDVRQAGTILVMEWETGTDTSYLSGLRNQLYDYFLDRGIIMRPLGNIIYILAPYVISNEDLDYIYQAIIEALNDI from the coding sequence ATGAGTTTAGCTGAAAGGGATAAAAAAGTAATCTGGCATCCATATACGCAAATGAAAGATGCAGCACCACATATCCCAATTATAAGAGGAGAAGGTGTTTACTTATTTGATGAAACCGGCAAGCGCTATATTGATGCTGTTTCCAGCTGGTGGGTTACCATTCATGGGCACTCGAACCCTCATATTGCCGCAAAAGTTGCAGCTCAGTTAACCACTTTAGAGCATGTAATATTTGCAGGCTTTACACATGAGCCGGCCGTACAGCTTGCAGAGCGCTTGTTGCCATTATTGCCGGGTAAGCAAGAAAAAGTGTTTTATAGCGATAACGGATCTACAGCAGTAGAGGTGGCTATTAAAATGTGTTTGCAATATTGGGTTAATACTACCAAGCAGCCCCGCACTAAAATTATTGCATTTAAAGAGGCTTATCATGGTGATACTTTTGGCGCAATGTCTGTAAGTGGCCGCAGTATTTTTACTGATCCTTTTGCTTCATTGTTGTTTGATGTAGAGTTTATAGATCTGCCAAATGAACAAAATATAGAGCAGCTCAAATCAAAGATCAATTATCTTTCTAACGAAGTAGCCTGTTTTATATTTGAACCTATGGTTTTAGGTGCCGGAGGGATGCTAATGTACGAAGCTCAATACCTGGACCAGCTAATAGAAACCTGTCAGAAACATGGAATACTGACCATTGCTGATGAGGTTATGACCGGTTTTGGGCGTACTGGTAAGTACTTCTCTTGCGAAGCACTAAATACCCGTCCGGATATTTTTTGTTTGTCTAAGGGGCTTACAGGTGGCACTATGCCTATGGGGATAACTACATGTAACAAAAAAATATTTGATGCTTTCTGGAGCGATGATAAACTCAAAACCTTATATCATGGCCATTCGTTTACTGCAAATCCGGTAACTTGCGCAGCATCATTGGCTAGCCTTGATATTTTGTTAAATCCAGAAACGCTTAAAAACATTCAAAGGGTAGTAGCTAAGCACGAAACATTTGCTTTACGGATAAAGGGACACCCAAAACTTAAAGATGTTAGGCAGGCAGGAACCATACTGGTGATGGAATGGGAAACAGGCACTGATACTTCTTATTTAAGTGGGTTAAGGAATCAGCTGTATGACTATTTTCTGGATAGGGGTATTATTATGAGGCCGCTTGGTAATATTATTTACATTTTAGCTCCATATGTAATCAGTAACGAAGATCTGGACTATATTTACCAAGCTATTATTGAAGCACTAAACGATATATAA
- the pdeM gene encoding ligase-associated DNA damage response endonuclease PdeM, with protein sequence MIIDCKGEQLILSKERAIYWPVKKMLIISDLHIGKSAHFRKSGIQVPNLVNQTDLQRLTALMFEFNPDTLIVTGDMFHNNINSDANGFMHWRQRFANLKVILIKGNHDTLKNEDYEALDIEVHQKELLLWPFRFIHDRPVEPDEYYSITGHIHPGVIIYGKAKQQLKFPCFYFGKHCAIIPAFSVFTGLKILDAEQGDCFYAITPAKVIAIKA encoded by the coding sequence ATGATTATTGACTGTAAAGGCGAGCAACTGATATTAAGTAAGGAAAGGGCTATATACTGGCCTGTAAAAAAAATGCTCATCATTAGTGACTTGCATATTGGCAAATCTGCCCATTTCAGAAAATCGGGCATACAGGTTCCCAACCTGGTAAACCAGACAGACCTGCAAAGATTAACTGCACTTATGTTTGAATTTAATCCTGATACCCTGATTGTTACAGGTGATATGTTCCACAATAACATTAACAGTGATGCAAATGGCTTTATGCACTGGCGACAGCGCTTTGCGAACCTTAAAGTTATCCTGATAAAAGGAAATCATGATACGCTAAAGAATGAAGATTATGAGGCTTTAGACATAGAGGTACACCAGAAAGAGCTGTTGCTTTGGCCCTTTAGGTTTATTCATGATAGGCCTGTTGAACCAGATGAATATTACAGCATAACGGGACACATACACCCCGGGGTAATTATTTACGGCAAGGCTAAGCAGCAATTAAAGTTTCCTTGTTTTTACTTTGGAAAGCATTGCGCTATAATACCTGCTTTTAGTGTTTTTACGGGGTTGAAAATATTAGATGCGGAGCAGGGTGATTGCTTTTATGCCATCACCCCGGCTAAGGTTATAGCTATAAAAGCCTAA
- a CDS encoding ligase-associated DNA damage response DEXH box helicase: MILENSKGYKQVINWLKLNKKRPFKFQTDAWQHYAEGYSGLVNAPTGFGKTYSIFLAVVIDELNKRAELKTKALKSKTKTGLKLIWITPLRSLAKDLARAMREVCDELQLDWIVGVRNGDTPQSEKLKQKKQMPEVLIITPESMHLLLAQKSTFNYFDQLQCIVADEWHELLGSKRGVMAELAISRIKGLLQEQHPERLLRIWGISATIGNMEQAMEVLVPYTDLLKAIIKSDIKKKIVIKSILPDHIDMLPWAGHLGHKLANKLIPIINKSKTTLIFTNTRGQAELWYQTLLAQDENLAGLLAIHHGSIDYELRNWIEDALHSGVLKAVVCTSSLDLGVDFKPVDTVVQIGSPKGVARFLQRAGRSGHSPNETSKIYFLPTHALELVEAAAIKEAAKTEDIESREPIVMSFDTLIQYLVTLAVGDGFDDEKIYFEIKQTHAFKEILPQEWNWIMQFITTGGDSLTAYNEFSKVNKSTDGLWKVENRQIAMRHRLHIGIIVSDAMLKVKYLTGGYIGMIEESFISRMKPGSSFTLAGRVLEFIMVKEMTVLVRKSKLKQAISPSWMGGRMSLTANLGSVLRKKYNETLDKQHSDEELDFILPLFERQAKVSHVPKSDEFLIELINTKDGYHFFAYPFEGRQVHEIMAALIAYRLGRVQPISLSIAMNDYGFELLSEQPIPLEENVIKDLFSPLNLTDDIVASINATEMARRKFRDIACISGLVFQGYPGKYVANKHLQSSSSLFFNVFSDYDKHNLLLRQSYDEAFYQQIEEPRLAAALHRIQASKIVVVKTDRYTPLCFPIKVDSLRDNMSSEELSQRIERMTSETEKRVQVKRKKATQ, from the coding sequence ATGATACTGGAAAATAGCAAGGGGTATAAACAGGTAATAAACTGGCTAAAACTTAATAAAAAAAGGCCTTTTAAGTTTCAGACCGACGCATGGCAGCATTACGCCGAAGGTTATAGCGGACTGGTAAACGCCCCTACCGGATTTGGCAAAACCTATTCTATATTTTTAGCTGTAGTAATTGATGAGTTAAACAAAAGAGCTGAACTGAAAACCAAAGCACTTAAAAGCAAAACCAAGACGGGATTAAAACTGATCTGGATAACACCTCTCCGATCTTTAGCCAAAGATCTGGCACGTGCCATGCGCGAGGTTTGTGATGAATTGCAACTGGACTGGATAGTGGGCGTTAGAAATGGAGATACGCCACAAAGTGAAAAGCTTAAGCAGAAAAAACAAATGCCAGAAGTGCTGATTATTACTCCTGAAAGCATGCACTTATTGCTGGCACAGAAAAGCACCTTTAATTACTTTGATCAGTTACAATGTATAGTTGCTGATGAATGGCACGAACTGCTGGGCAGTAAACGAGGGGTAATGGCTGAACTGGCCATTTCAAGAATTAAAGGCCTGCTACAGGAACAGCATCCGGAAAGGCTATTGAGAATTTGGGGAATCTCGGCAACAATTGGCAATATGGAACAGGCTATGGAGGTACTGGTACCCTATACTGATCTGCTTAAAGCCATAATAAAATCTGATATTAAAAAGAAAATCGTTATTAAATCAATACTACCAGATCATATAGACATGCTGCCCTGGGCAGGTCACTTAGGCCATAAACTAGCCAACAAACTGATCCCAATTATTAACAAGAGTAAAACCACTTTAATATTTACCAATACACGGGGGCAGGCCGAACTATGGTACCAGACCTTGCTTGCCCAGGATGAGAACCTTGCAGGTTTGCTTGCCATTCATCATGGTTCTATAGATTATGAGTTAAGAAACTGGATTGAAGATGCACTGCACTCAGGAGTGCTAAAGGCGGTGGTTTGCACCTCTTCATTAGATCTGGGTGTTGATTTTAAGCCTGTAGACACGGTGGTGCAGATAGGATCACCAAAGGGTGTGGCCAGATTTTTACAGCGCGCCGGGCGTAGCGGCCACTCGCCAAATGAAACTTCTAAAATCTATTTTTTACCTACCCATGCACTGGAACTTGTAGAAGCCGCAGCAATTAAGGAAGCTGCAAAGACTGAAGATATTGAAAGCAGAGAGCCTATAGTGATGTCGTTTGATACGCTGATCCAATACCTGGTTACCCTGGCCGTAGGTGACGGGTTCGACGACGAAAAGATCTATTTTGAGATTAAGCAAACACATGCTTTTAAAGAAATATTACCACAGGAATGGAATTGGATTATGCAATTTATTACTACAGGTGGAGATAGTTTAACAGCTTATAATGAGTTTAGTAAAGTAAACAAAAGCACAGATGGACTTTGGAAAGTAGAAAACAGGCAGATAGCAATGCGCCATCGCCTGCACATAGGCATAATAGTTAGTGATGCAATGCTTAAAGTAAAATATCTTACCGGAGGCTATATAGGGATGATTGAAGAATCTTTCATATCCAGGATGAAACCCGGCAGCAGTTTTACCCTTGCCGGCAGGGTACTTGAATTTATTATGGTAAAGGAAATGACAGTGCTGGTTAGAAAGAGTAAACTGAAACAGGCCATTAGCCCCAGCTGGATGGGTGGCCGCATGTCGCTAACTGCCAACCTTGGCAGTGTACTCAGAAAAAAATACAATGAAACGCTGGATAAACAGCACAGTGATGAGGAGCTTGATTTTATATTGCCGCTGTTTGAACGCCAGGCAAAGGTATCGCACGTTCCTAAAAGTGACGAATTTTTAATTGAACTGATCAATACTAAAGATGGCTATCATTTCTTTGCTTATCCTTTTGAGGGCAGGCAGGTTCATGAAATAATGGCTGCATTAATAGCCTACCGACTTGGCCGTGTACAGCCCATAAGCCTTTCTATTGCCATGAACGACTATGGCTTTGAATTGCTTAGTGAGCAGCCCATCCCTCTGGAAGAAAACGTCATAAAAGACCTTTTTAGTCCTTTAAACCTTACCGACGACATTGTAGCCAGCATTAATGCAACAGAAATGGCAAGACGAAAGTTCAGGGATATTGCCTGCATATCGGGACTGGTTTTTCAGGGATATCCCGGAAAATATGTTGCCAATAAACATTTACAATCATCATCGTCGTTATTTTTCAATGTTTTTAGCGATTATGATAAACATAACTTATTATTGCGCCAGTCGTACGATGAGGCGTTTTATCAGCAGATTGAAGAGCCTAGACTGGCCGCAGCACTACACCGCATACAAGCCAGCAAGATTGTTGTGGTAAAGACTGATCGTTATACACCACTGTGTTTCCCTATAAAAGTTGACAGTTTAAGGGATAACATGAGCAGCGAAGAGCTAAGCCAGCGCATTGAGAGGATGACTTCGGAAACAGAAAAAAGAGTACAGGTAAAAAGAAAAAAAGCAACACAATGA
- a CDS encoding ATP-dependent DNA ligase — MKRFAELIQQLETSNKTNDKIAALVDYFNEADDLDKPYVIAMFTGKRPKRPVSTALIKLWAIELSRLPEWLFTESYHNVGDLSETIALILPPPAQISNRKLHEWIKDLALLNGQEDSHKKTFIVNAWNSLETRERFIFNKLISGNFRIGVSNKMLVNALEKQSSTDSSKIMHSIMGKWEAADISYNDLIAGTHVNTDNSWPYPFCLAYALEAEPSGLGEPGEWQAEWKWDGIRGQIIKRNGELFIWSRGEELVTDQFPELHFLATELPDGTVLDGEILSVKDSKIQAFSILQQRLNRKTINKTQLNDAPIGFYTYDLLEHKGRDLREEPLANRRKLLEQTISQLADQGIVALSPVVIFSNWAELAELREGSRAINSEGIMLKKLDSSYHSGRKRGDWWKWKINPYTVDTVMIYAQKGSGRRANFFTDYTFAVKDGDQLITVAKAYSGLTDAEIKEVDSFVKKNALEKFGPVRTVKPELVFEIAFEGIAESKRHKAGLALRFPRIARWRKDKKADEINTLDDLRQLLQSTL, encoded by the coding sequence GTGAAACGCTTTGCAGAATTGATACAACAGCTTGAAACAAGTAACAAAACAAACGATAAAATTGCCGCCCTTGTAGACTATTTCAATGAAGCTGACGACCTGGATAAACCGTACGTAATAGCCATGTTTACCGGCAAACGCCCTAAACGCCCGGTAAGTACTGCTTTAATTAAGCTGTGGGCTATTGAACTGAGTAGGCTACCCGAATGGCTATTTACAGAAAGTTATCATAACGTGGGCGACTTAAGCGAAACTATTGCGCTTATACTACCTCCACCTGCTCAGATCTCTAATCGTAAATTACATGAATGGATAAAGGACCTGGCTTTATTAAATGGACAAGAGGACAGCCATAAAAAAACCTTTATTGTGAACGCCTGGAACAGTTTAGAAACAAGGGAACGGTTTATATTTAATAAGCTCATTTCGGGAAATTTTAGAATAGGTGTATCCAACAAGATGCTTGTAAATGCACTGGAAAAACAAAGCAGCACTGATAGCAGCAAAATAATGCACAGTATTATGGGTAAATGGGAGGCTGCAGACATCTCCTATAATGACCTTATTGCAGGTACTCACGTAAATACCGACAACTCCTGGCCCTATCCCTTTTGCTTGGCTTACGCTTTGGAAGCTGAACCTTCTGGTCTGGGCGAGCCAGGCGAGTGGCAGGCCGAATGGAAATGGGACGGTATTCGCGGACAAATTATTAAGCGGAATGGGGAATTGTTCATATGGTCGCGTGGCGAAGAACTCGTAACAGATCAGTTTCCTGAGCTTCATTTTCTGGCTACTGAATTACCGGATGGCACCGTACTGGATGGAGAAATACTTTCAGTAAAGGATAGCAAAATACAGGCTTTTAGCATACTACAACAAAGACTAAATAGAAAAACTATCAATAAAACCCAGCTTAATGACGCCCCAATAGGTTTTTACACATACGACCTTCTTGAACATAAAGGCCGTGATTTAAGGGAAGAACCACTTGCAAACCGCAGAAAATTGCTTGAACAAACCATTAGCCAATTAGCAGATCAGGGTATTGTAGCATTGTCGCCCGTTGTTATTTTCAGTAACTGGGCGGAACTGGCAGAGCTAAGAGAAGGTTCAAGAGCCATTAATAGCGAAGGTATTATGCTAAAAAAGCTAGATTCATCATATCACTCCGGAAGAAAACGTGGCGATTGGTGGAAATGGAAAATAAACCCTTATACTGTTGATACGGTAATGATTTATGCGCAAAAAGGAAGTGGCCGCAGGGCGAACTTCTTTACAGATTATACCTTTGCGGTAAAGGATGGCGATCAATTAATTACTGTTGCCAAAGCTTACTCTGGTTTAACTGATGCTGAAATTAAAGAAGTAGATAGTTTTGTGAAAAAAAATGCCCTGGAGAAGTTTGGTCCCGTACGCACGGTAAAGCCTGAACTGGTGTTTGAAATAGCTTTTGAAGGTATAGCCGAAAGTAAAAGGCACAAAGCAGGATTGGCATTAAGGTTTCCACGAATTGCCAGGTGGAGAAAAGACAAAAAGGCCGATGAGATAAATACGCTTGACGACCTTAGGCAATTATTACAATCTACTTTATGA
- a CDS encoding ligase-associated DNA damage response exonuclease → MALIKFTSKGIYCTQGDFYIDPWNPVNYAVTTHGHSDHVKWGNKAYLCHDLTKSILNHRLGPDLNIQTLPYYKQITINGVKLSLFPAGHVIGSAQIRLEYKGEVCVISGDYKVEYDGISTPFEPVKCHTFVSESTFGLPIYKWQPQHQVFDQIKDWVSGNKDKNKTSVLMAYSLGKAQRLIKGLAGYEDIFVHSSIANLNEGFINAGINLPQTIRISPETKKEDLQKGIIIVPPALADGKWIKSLTNPATAVCSGWMQVRAGRRWQSADAGFALSDHADWPGLLSAIKATRAEKVFITHGYTATFSKYLNEIGIESEEVKTQYGNEEEEEKS, encoded by the coding sequence ATGGCATTAATTAAATTTACAAGCAAGGGTATTTATTGTACACAAGGTGATTTTTATATTGACCCATGGAACCCCGTTAACTACGCGGTAACCACTCATGGGCATTCAGATCACGTAAAATGGGGTAATAAAGCCTATTTATGTCATGACCTTACAAAGTCAATTCTTAACCATAGGTTAGGCCCCGACCTGAATATACAAACCTTGCCATACTATAAGCAAATTACCATTAATGGAGTTAAATTAAGCCTGTTTCCGGCAGGGCATGTTATAGGCTCAGCCCAGATAAGGCTTGAATATAAAGGCGAGGTATGTGTAATATCCGGCGATTATAAAGTAGAATACGATGGAATAAGTACCCCATTTGAGCCTGTGAAGTGCCATACTTTTGTTTCTGAAAGCACTTTTGGTTTGCCTATTTATAAATGGCAGCCCCAGCATCAGGTTTTCGATCAGATTAAAGATTGGGTATCAGGAAATAAGGACAAGAACAAAACTTCGGTACTAATGGCCTATAGCCTGGGCAAGGCCCAAAGGCTTATAAAAGGGTTAGCAGGTTATGAAGATATATTTGTGCACAGCTCTATTGCAAATTTAAATGAAGGCTTTATAAATGCAGGTATAAATTTGCCTCAAACCATCAGGATTAGCCCCGAAACTAAAAAAGAAGACCTGCAAAAAGGAATTATTATTGTACCACCAGCCCTTGCAGATGGTAAATGGATAAAATCGTTAACAAATCCGGCTACCGCAGTATGCTCCGGCTGGATGCAGGTTAGGGCTGGCCGGAGATGGCAAAGTGCTGATGCAGGTTTCGCATTAAGCGATCATGCCGATTGGCCAGGCTTATTATCGGCCATTAAAGCTACCCGGGCAGAGAAAGTATTTATAACCCACGGCTATACAGCTACCTTCTCTAAATACCTGAATGAAATAGGCATTGAATCTGAAGAGGTAAAAACCCAATACGGGAATGAAGAGGAGGAGGAAAAATCGTGA